In Haliaeetus albicilla chromosome 2, bHalAlb1.1, whole genome shotgun sequence, a single genomic region encodes these proteins:
- the LOC104319517 gene encoding tyrosine-protein phosphatase non-receptor type substrate 1-like isoform X3: MAWRVAAALQLLFGQLSLFPLGFSGAGAQVGPDFELQQPQDKVSVAAGETLTLTCTMSAAGPLGPVKWLKGWGSGNKTVYDQTGTFPRVTRVVSHSNTDFSIRIRDVRPEDAGTYYCVKFNKMVSGVEMFRHGKGTVVSLHGGSAEARQRASAWPGWQLWAASCPSVCGAVQGPPAPPGPYAPPLPSAPRATKSWMQRPHICPASKAARRTMTSTMPISSPCPQPRGTAGPPAQPAPSTPASG, from the exons ATGGCCTGGCGTGTCGCTGCGGCCCTTCAGCTCCTATTCGGCCAGCTCAGCCTCTTCCCACTGGGGTTCTCGG GTGCGGGTGCCCAGGTGGGTCCGGACTTcgagctgcagcagccccaggacaAGGTGTCGGTGGCAGCGGGGGAGACGCTCACCCTGACCTGCACCATGTCTGCAGCCGGTCCCCTCGGCCCCGTGAAGTGGCTGAAGGGCTGGGGCAGTGGGAACAAGACCGTTTATGACCAGACGGGCACCTTCCCCCGTGTGACACGGGTAGTGAGTCACTCCAACACAGACTTCAGCATCCGCATCAGGGATGTTCGCCCCGAGGATGCCGGCACCTATTACTGCGTGAAGTTCAACAAAATGGTGAGCGGTGTGGAGATGTTTCGGCATGGAAAGGGCACGGTGGTGTCCCTGCATG GAGGAAGCGCAGAGGCGAGGCAGAGAGCCAGCGCCTGGCCAGGCTGGCAGCTGTGGGCAGCTTCTTGCCCATCCGTCTGCGGTGCTGTGCAGGGACCCCCGGCACCCCCAGGTCCGTACGCACCACCTCTTCCTTCTGCACCCCGAG caacgAAATCGTGGATGCAGAGACCTCACATCTGCCCTGCCAG caaagcagcaaggaGGACAATGACATCCACTATGCCGAtctccagcccctgcccacagccccgCGGCACAGCAGGACCCCCGGCGCAGCCTGCTCCGAGTACGCCAGCATCAGGGTAG
- the LOC104319517 gene encoding uncharacterized protein isoform X1: protein MAWRVAAALQLLFGQLSLFPLGFSGAGAQVGPDFELQQPQDKVSVAAGETLTLTCTMSAAGPLGPVKWLKGWGSGNKTVYDQTGTFPRVTRVVSHSNTDFSIRIRDVRPEDAGTYYCVKFNKMVSGVEMFRHGKGTVVSLHDRALVPSMVAAAVLLCFLVLLGLFVTLCIYRRKRRGEAESQRLARLAAVGSFLPIRLRCCAGTPGTPRSVRTTSSFCTPSNEIVDAETSHLPCQQSSKEDNDIHYADLQPLPTAPRHSRTPGAACSEYASIRVAAK from the exons ATGGCCTGGCGTGTCGCTGCGGCCCTTCAGCTCCTATTCGGCCAGCTCAGCCTCTTCCCACTGGGGTTCTCGG GTGCGGGTGCCCAGGTGGGTCCGGACTTcgagctgcagcagccccaggacaAGGTGTCGGTGGCAGCGGGGGAGACGCTCACCCTGACCTGCACCATGTCTGCAGCCGGTCCCCTCGGCCCCGTGAAGTGGCTGAAGGGCTGGGGCAGTGGGAACAAGACCGTTTATGACCAGACGGGCACCTTCCCCCGTGTGACACGGGTAGTGAGTCACTCCAACACAGACTTCAGCATCCGCATCAGGGATGTTCGCCCCGAGGATGCCGGCACCTATTACTGCGTGAAGTTCAACAAAATGGTGAGCGGTGTGGAGATGTTTCGGCATGGAAAGGGCACGGTGGTGTCCCTGCATG ATAGAGCCCTGGTTCCCAGCATGGTGGCTGCAGCTGTACTGCTCTGCTTCCTCGTCCTCCTTGGCCTCTTTGTCACCCTTTGCATCTACAGGAGGAAGCGCAGAGGCGAGGCAGAGAGCCAGCGCCTGGCCAGGCTGGCAGCTGTGGGCAGCTTCTTGCCCATCCGTCTGCGGTGCTGTGCAGGGACCCCCGGCACCCCCAGGTCCGTACGCACCACCTCTTCCTTCTGCACCCCGAG caacgAAATCGTGGATGCAGAGACCTCACATCTGCCCTGCCAG caaagcagcaaggaGGACAATGACATCCACTATGCCGAtctccagcccctgcccacagccccgCGGCACAGCAGGACCCCCGGCGCAGCCTGCTCCGAGTACGCCAGCATCAGGGTAGCTGCCAAGTGA
- the LOC104319517 gene encoding tyrosine-protein phosphatase non-receptor type substrate 1-like isoform X4, with protein sequence MAWRVAAALQLLFGQLSLFPLGFSGAGAQVGPDFELQQPQDKVSVAAGETLTLTCTMSAAGPLGPVKWLKGWGSGNKTVYDQTGTFPRVTRVVSHSNTDFSIRIRDVRPEDAGTYYCVKFNKMVSGVEMFRHGKGTVVSLHGGSAEARQRASAWPGWQLWAASCPSVCGAVQGPPAPPATKSWMQRPHICPASKAARRTMTSTMPISSPCPQPRGTAGPPAQPAPSTPASG encoded by the exons ATGGCCTGGCGTGTCGCTGCGGCCCTTCAGCTCCTATTCGGCCAGCTCAGCCTCTTCCCACTGGGGTTCTCGG GTGCGGGTGCCCAGGTGGGTCCGGACTTcgagctgcagcagccccaggacaAGGTGTCGGTGGCAGCGGGGGAGACGCTCACCCTGACCTGCACCATGTCTGCAGCCGGTCCCCTCGGCCCCGTGAAGTGGCTGAAGGGCTGGGGCAGTGGGAACAAGACCGTTTATGACCAGACGGGCACCTTCCCCCGTGTGACACGGGTAGTGAGTCACTCCAACACAGACTTCAGCATCCGCATCAGGGATGTTCGCCCCGAGGATGCCGGCACCTATTACTGCGTGAAGTTCAACAAAATGGTGAGCGGTGTGGAGATGTTTCGGCATGGAAAGGGCACGGTGGTGTCCCTGCATG GAGGAAGCGCAGAGGCGAGGCAGAGAGCCAGCGCCTGGCCAGGCTGGCAGCTGTGGGCAGCTTCTTGCCCATCCGTCTGCGGTGCTGTGCAGGGACCCCCGGCACCCCCAG caacgAAATCGTGGATGCAGAGACCTCACATCTGCCCTGCCAG caaagcagcaaggaGGACAATGACATCCACTATGCCGAtctccagcccctgcccacagccccgCGGCACAGCAGGACCCCCGGCGCAGCCTGCTCCGAGTACGCCAGCATCAGGGTAG
- the LOC104319517 gene encoding tyrosine-protein phosphatase non-receptor type substrate 1-like isoform X2 translates to MAWRVAAALQLLFGQLSLFPLGFSGAGAQVGPDFELQQPQDKVSVAAGETLTLTCTMSAAGPLGPVKWLKGWGSGNKTVYDQTGTFPRVTRVVSHSNTDFSIRIRDVRPEDAGTYYCVKFNKMVSGVEMFRHGKGTVVSLHDRALVPSMVAAAVLLCFLVLLGLFVTLCIYRRKRRGEAESQRLARLAAVGSFLPIRLRCCAGTPGTPSNEIVDAETSHLPCQQSSKEDNDIHYADLQPLPTAPRHSRTPGAACSEYASIRVAAK, encoded by the exons ATGGCCTGGCGTGTCGCTGCGGCCCTTCAGCTCCTATTCGGCCAGCTCAGCCTCTTCCCACTGGGGTTCTCGG GTGCGGGTGCCCAGGTGGGTCCGGACTTcgagctgcagcagccccaggacaAGGTGTCGGTGGCAGCGGGGGAGACGCTCACCCTGACCTGCACCATGTCTGCAGCCGGTCCCCTCGGCCCCGTGAAGTGGCTGAAGGGCTGGGGCAGTGGGAACAAGACCGTTTATGACCAGACGGGCACCTTCCCCCGTGTGACACGGGTAGTGAGTCACTCCAACACAGACTTCAGCATCCGCATCAGGGATGTTCGCCCCGAGGATGCCGGCACCTATTACTGCGTGAAGTTCAACAAAATGGTGAGCGGTGTGGAGATGTTTCGGCATGGAAAGGGCACGGTGGTGTCCCTGCATG ATAGAGCCCTGGTTCCCAGCATGGTGGCTGCAGCTGTACTGCTCTGCTTCCTCGTCCTCCTTGGCCTCTTTGTCACCCTTTGCATCTACAGGAGGAAGCGCAGAGGCGAGGCAGAGAGCCAGCGCCTGGCCAGGCTGGCAGCTGTGGGCAGCTTCTTGCCCATCCGTCTGCGGTGCTGTGCAGGGACCCCCGGCACCCCCAG caacgAAATCGTGGATGCAGAGACCTCACATCTGCCCTGCCAG caaagcagcaaggaGGACAATGACATCCACTATGCCGAtctccagcccctgcccacagccccgCGGCACAGCAGGACCCCCGGCGCAGCCTGCTCCGAGTACGCCAGCATCAGGGTAGCTGCCAAGTGA
- the NSFL1C gene encoding NSFL1 cofactor p47, translated as MADREEALREFVAVTGVEEERARFFLESAGWDLQIALASFYEDGGDEDILTLPQPTPSSISRGTAASDHRVTSFRDLVHAQEEDDEEEEGQRFYAGGSERSGQQIVGPPRKKSPNELVEDLFKGAKEHGAVAVDRTAKSGGETSKPKPFAGGGYRLGATPEEESAYVAGERRQNSAQDVHVVLKLWKSGFSLDSGELRSYQDPSNAQFLDDIRRGEVPAELRRLARGGQVNLDMEDHRDEEYVKPKSVFKAFTGEGQKLGSTVPQVMGTSSPAQQAENEAKASSAIAIDESEPITNIQIRLADGGRLVQKFNHNHRIRDIRLFIVDARPAMAATSFVLMTTFPNKELTDENQTLKEANLLNAVIVQRLT; from the exons ATGGCGGACAGGGAGGAGGCGCTGAGGGAGTTCGTGGCCGTGACCGGCGTCGAGGAGGAGCGAGCGCGTTTCTTCCTGGAGTCCGCCGGTTGGGATCTCCAG ATTGCGCTTGCCAGTTTCTACGAGGACGGGGGTGATGAGGACATTCTGACTCTTCCCCAGCCGACACCCAGCTCTATATCCAGAGGCACTGCAGCCAG TGACCACAGAGTAACATCGTTTAGAGACCTTGTTCATGCGCAGGAGGAggatgatgaagaggaggagggacaGCG GTTTTATGCCGGTGGCTCAGAGAGAAGTGGACAGCAGATCGTTGGTCCTCCGAGGAAGAAGAGTCCCAACGAACTGGTGGAGGATCTGTTCAAAGGAGCAAAGGAGCACGGTGCAGTGGCGGTTGATCGGACGGCCAAGAGCGGTGGCGAGACTAGCAAGCCTAAA CCTTTCGCAGGGGGAGGGTATCGCCTCGGGGCTACTCCAGAGGAGGAGTCTGCTTAtgtggcaggagagaggagACAGAACTCTGCTCAGGAC GTGCATGTTGTACTGAAGCTCTGGAAGAGTGGATTCAGTCTGGATAGCGGAGAACTGAGGAGCTACCAGGATCCGTCCAATGCCCAGTTTCTTGATGATATCCGCAGAGG GGAAGTCCCGGCAGAGCTGCGCAGGTTAGCACGGGGTGGACAAGTGAACCTGGATATGGAGGATCACCGTGATGAGGAGTATGTGAAACCTAAAAGTGTCTTCAAAGCTTTTACTGGAGAAGGACAGAAGCTGGGCAG CACTGTGCCCCAGGTGATGGGCACCAGCTCACCAGCCCAGCAGGCAGAGAATGAAGCCAAAGCCAGTTCTGCCATCGCTATTGATGAGTCGGAGCCCATCACCAACATCCAAATCCGGCTTGCTGATGGTGGGCGACTGGTCCAGAAGTTTAACCACAATCACAG GATCCGTGACATCCGACTCTTCATAGTAGATGCTCGGCCAGCAATGGCTGCCACCAGTTTCGTCCTCATGACCACCTTCCCAAATAAAGAGCTGACTGATGAGAACCAAACCCTGAAGGAAGCCAACCTGCTCAATGCTGTCATTGTTCAGCGGTTAACATAA
- the LOC138689002 gene encoding signal-regulatory protein beta-1-like, translating into MEASGSGAVNAFGACPGGGQAAESAGSSAGLYPRRAAAESEAAPGLAPPGTGQESGSGSFSERAQRPALLSRAEPSRAVTEQDMGITMALVTWALPLTYLMLFLLWRSPGAGAQVSPDFELQQPQDKVSVAAGETLTLTCTTSAAGPLGPVKWLKGWGDGNETVYDQAVTVPRVTRIVSISNTDFSIHIRDVRPEDAGTYYCVKFDKRVVGLDVFRRGKGTVVSVHAKPTPPVVSGPDNRTGLGQRVPFTCTAGGFFPKEIDVKWFKDKDRISVQPPSITLGQTKSSYDMSSTAVVTLQKDDVHSQLICEVQHSTLTAPLRGMYQLRKALRVSPKVSVVAGVPSPVEVDKTMNFSCYVEGFYPGDVAVTWLENGMEIKVENISQPVETPRGLFELRSLVEVQATEEKNGSVFTCRVVHDARGPIDSTATLWITVAAKGELSDRTLTDNGVCLLYCSGLWLGILLEKGLLGGFLIFLFKRARA; encoded by the exons ATGGAGGCGAGCGGGAGCGGGGCTGTGAACGCTTTTGGTGCCTGCCCCGGGGGCGGGCAAGCGGCAGAATCGGCCGGCAGCTCCGCCGGGCTTTATCCCCGAAGGGCAGCCGCTGAGAGCGAAGCGGCTCCCGGTCTGGCCCCGCCGGGGACGGGGCAGGAAAGCGGCTCGGGCTCCTTCTCG GAGAGAGCCCAGCGCCCTGCCCTGCTGAGCCGAgctgagccgagccgagccgtcACGGAGCAGGACATGGGAATCACCATGGCTCTGGTGACGTGGGCACTGCCTCTCACCTACTTGATGCTGTTTCTGCTCTGGAGATCCCCAG GTGCGGGTGCCCAGGTGAGTCCGGACTTcgagctgcagcagccccaggacaAGGTGTCGGTGGCAGCGGGGGAGACGCTCACCCTGACCTGCACCACGTCTGCAGCCGGTCCCCTCGGCCCCGTGAAGTGGCTGAAGGGCTGGGGCGATGGGAACGAGACAGTTTATGACCAGGCGGTTACCGTCCCCCGCGTGACGCGGATAGTGAGTATCTCCAACACAGACTTCAGCATCCACATCAGGGATGTTCGCCCCGAGGATGCCGGCACCTATTACTGCGTGAAGTTTGACAAACGGGTGGTCGGTCTTGATGTGTTTCGACGTGGAAAGGGCACGGTGGTGTCCGTGCACG CCAAACCCACCCCCCCAGTCGTGTCTGGACCCGACAACAGAACGGGGCTGGGGCAACGGGTGCCTTTCACCTGCACGGCCGGAGGGTTCTTCCCCAAAGAGATTGATGTGAAATGGTTCAAGGACAAGGACCGGATCTCAGTTCAGCCACCCAGTATCACCCTTGGGCAGACGAAATCCTCCTACGACATGTCCAGCACTGCGGTGGTGACACTGCAGAAGGACGATGTCCACTCGCAGCTCATCTGTGAGGTGCAGCACTCCACGCTGACGGCCCCGCTGAGGGGGATGTACCAGCTCAGGAAAGCCCTGCGAG TTTCCCCCAAAGTCAGCGTGGTCGCTGGCGTGCCGAGCCCCGTTGAGGTGGACAAGACCATGAACTTCTCCTGCTACGTGGAGGGGTTTTACCCAGGAGATGTGGCCGTCACCTGGCTGGAGAACGGGATGGAGATAAAGGTGGAGAACATCTCCCAGCCGGTGGAGACCCCCCGGGGCTTGTTTGAGCTGAGGAGCCTGGTGGAGGTCCAAGCGACGGAGGAGAAGAACGGGTCCGTGTTCACCTGCCGAGTGGTGCACGATGCCCGGGGCCCCATCGACAGCACGGCCACCCTGTGGATCACTGTTGCAGCCAAGGGGGAATTGAGCGACAGGACCCTGACAGATAACG GTGTGTGCCTCCTGTACTGCTCTGGCTTGTGGCTTGGCATCCTGCTCGAGAAGGGGCTTCTCGGCGgcttcctcatcttcctcttcaAGCGCGCAAGGGCATGA